GTAAGTTGAATCCGGTACCTTTTCGACCATCATAAGCGACACTAGCGGGTCGACCTTGTTCGGCAGAATTTTGTGCAGCGTGTAGCTTTCGTTACGCAGTGCAACACGGCAGTTCGGTGTGACATCATTTATGTCGATGTTTTTATCGATGTCCACTACAAACTTTCCCTCAGGATGAACTTTAACCAGAACCTTCTTTTTATCCATCGGTTTTACGACTTCTCCTACGTAGCTTCCCTGCTCCTGCAGTAGTTGCAATTCTTCTCGGAGCATCCGAACCTTGGCATTCAGCTCATTTCTTTGAGCTTGTAAACGACGCAAATTTTGGTTCTTCTCGGTGACAATGAGCTGCAGCTCTTCAATCTTTTGGATATAATAAGACCGGAAACCTTCCCCTTTGGGAGGATCCACTTCCATCTGAATTACACGataaaataaactaataaaaaatAGTGTCCATATATTTTGCTTACCTTGGAAGCCTGAGTCATCCTGTTATACTTTTATTTAAGTTTTTCGGCACAATTATAGTTCAAATACAGTGAATCAATTTTATGCAAGCTCATCGGAAGAGCTACAGACAATAAGCAAGCAATGAAGGCTGTTAAATGTCAAAAAGTAACAACTGACAATCATTTCGTTTTGTACAGTTGGTACGACAGTAAATGTCACTCGGGCTGCGCCAGAGATGCCAAATTTAAAGACAGgtcaattctgtataaaatgttcaaaacgacgaatgtaacaatgagagattctctttgtttactttatctttcgattattgcgaaatattcctgcttttttcgagaATTTCTTCAATGCAGATTGAAAGATGATGATAAATTATAATATcgagatcgtgactgtcatgtctggaaattcgtttgtgatttATCGTTTTACAAGGCTTTATTGTGGTATGTGAATTATTCGATCGTTCTACgacatatctcggttgatttttcattagggcgtataagcaagtgacagcttctccttaatcactctctctttcgtttATTGTGAtgtgtttaaaaatattttctttgatttcactactctgtttgaaagtcggaaGTTTCGgttatcattttatgcaaagagtttAGTGATAATCGTGGAAATCGCTTGGTAATTgataaaagagaaagtaaacaaagagaatctgtcacttgcttatacgccctaatgaaaaatcaaccgagatatgggCTAACTGAAAATGAGAGCCTTTCTTCGCTGCTTCTTTCGGTGCTTACGGAGCCATAATGCTGATTTCTTGAAAGTTATGGTAGTTcgcaaaagaaaaagtaaatgaAAAGAATAAGTCATTTGCagctaggcccttttgtcgtgggactatcgaattggAAATTTCTAAAGCTAAAAAAAGTATGTTGAAGACATTTGAAAACATACatgaatcgaaataaaagtGTTTCCAAAAAAGAAGTTGGAaacaagtttgaaagaaataattataacaaagacacatatttttccaaacaataACGTAATTTGAAATAACTGATCATTTTAAGCATTTAAGAGCAAATTcatcagctgcaagattcatatcctAAGTaacattattaatattaataaatacttgtagttgtcttcaatgctacataataaatcttgcaataaaactttaaactccatgaaagcctactgaaaaactctataagagcatgttcctgccaagtggaccattcttcataaggtttataaatcaaaatgaagaatcagcataaacctgctttaaaactccaagttcaagaaaattttgaaaccagctttacgatcaacattaaatttatttggatggaatgaattccgctatgaataaactgacgttttgataatatttttcttgactatgcgtgtgtcatgtctactttgaatgcaatcagtaagaatatattagattttattaCGAGTTTGAGctgtttccgaacgtaaaaacttcatgcgcttttatttttatcgtgaatgtaaggataaaaataagaattataactaatcgcctttaaataaatgcggtttttgcgaaagttttCATGgtttatgaaaaatatttttcgtgattcatcgtcatttttgtataaaactattttgtggcgttaaaacttgtgcatacattctgaaaacgaatcatgaaagtccatcatatttcctcgtttttgcatttcaaagtttatttaatgttaataaatgctacggtatagaacatcataaaggcggccatgaaatttcctttaatcagaccctgtcagcttggagcgaactcaaatttcagttcagcaacgccatcgcacggcattacattcaacatatcatgtcaattgtatggatgcgcagggttgctattttggcgcgcacgaatttgacatttctttccTATACTTCTACGtaggagattcgatgcggactcacctgagggcgccatgctcgcaaaaaaggatgttgccaatgatttgttcgagaaatgtgagagctggctatcttgttaatatgatatctttgctttaatgcaaattacacttaacctaagaagcaataaatcaaatagcctacaactaatgtgtcataaatgtactttagaaccctcaaatttgctctgagtgaaattctcatccaatgaacacgcaaattctcatccaatgaacacacacaaaactagatttatgaaagaatttaactgacaataatgttttaaagaaaatgtttgaaagcaatattaagagtgtttgcataaTAATAGGTGTCTCTTTTgagaagtaatatcatagtttttaaagcttctttaAAACCCTgtgtggggctgccagtttattttgttataatttctagatttaaattttaaaactgacataaattatacatctagaactagagcactcctgaatatgccctaaaggttgtaatattacacggaAAGATTCATAGATTCCTATCAGAATCGTATACAGTATtcatgtaataacgtgtgatttatttgcaatatttctcgaaaacaaaattattgcatttaatGTTCAGTACACCtaaatttatttcatattaATTGGTAATCACATTAAGATTGTTACATTTTTTCCTGTGTACTGGAATCTAGTCCGGTTTCTACAGACAGGTGGAATTTATACCAAGCGGGGCCTAAATTAATTTTGAATACTGTTCTTTTCAGTAATTCGTTTTAACTGTGCATGCTTCAAAACATTCAGGCACCAGCACCACACCACACAGAATAGTCGAGGCGTCTGGAATTATTCGACACAGGAAAGGGTGCAAATAGCCCGAGAATAAGTTGTCATTACTAATATTAATAGATGAGAACATTTGACTGAGTAGTGCTAAGTAAACATATACATatagtatattaaaattgtatcTAGAGTTTTCCAACTAAAACCTGCCACATTAAAACCAAAAATAAAGGAAGCTGCAAGATGAAACAGCCAAACATTTTAATCACAGGTACGTCTGACAATGTGGGTTGGGATGGGTGGCGGAGAGTCGTCTCGTGTTTCCTTATTATGTTTGAAACCGTCTACCACATTATACAGAATATAGTTTGAAAGCATCGAGTAGACGATAAAAGGTTAATGAATGAGGTCTAATTTTAGGAACGCCCGGCGTTGGCAAATCGCATCTGTGCAAGCGACTGGTCGAGCAGCTTGGATTTAAATGGCAAAACGTATCTGACATCGTAAGCGAACATGGTTTTGTCGAAGAGTACGACGAGGAATTCGAGTGTCCTGTATTAGACGAGGACCGTCTGCTTGATTATCTGGAACCGATCATGCAGGACGGAGGAAATGTGGTTGAATATCACAGCTCGGAATTTTTCCCCCAGCGCTGGTTCGACGTTGTCTACGTGGTACGCTGCGGTACCTCGCTGCTGTATGAAAGATTGCAGGCCCGAGGCTACAACGAGCGGAAAGTCAAATCTAACATGGAGTGCGAAATATTCCAAATCCCTCTGGACGAAGCCAAAGATTCCTACCGAAAGGAAATCATTTACGAGCTGCAAAGTGACAAAGATTCGGACCTGGAAGACAATTTGAAACAGGTGTGCGAGTGGCTGGAAAGCTGGCGAAGTGCGCACGAAAAGATGCCGTAAATGtctgaacatttttcaaaaaaaaaattgagatcaaATTCAATTTGCTTCCGGTTTGTAGAACCCACCTATTGCATCCCTTACTGTTAGGTTTGCGCAGTGTTCAGGATAATAATTtcatgcatgagtttttgttttGAACAAATCAGCATTTATTAATCCATTTTTGGCCTTTCTAAATTGTTagttatgcaattttttacgaaataaaaattctaatccCTTGTAAAGCAGCATCATTTTGTGGTCCTTCGTCCCCAGTATTTTTAAGATGTTCTGAAGGTTGGTGAACAATTTTTCGCTGTCTGAATGCTCATTTTCAAAGCTGTCAAGTTTTCTGCCGGGAAAAAAGGAACTAACAAATGTGCTTTAATTCTGCTGAATTTCGGGAAATCTCAATAATTCATTTTAAAACCTGATAACTTTCATTTGATTCAGACGTCCTTCATTAGTACTGTGAAAATTTGAAGTTTTCATTCATGGTTTGATGACGATGTTGCGATACAGCGAGAATCAAGTGGTAATATAGCCCAAGTTGCTGTATCATCGACCGGTGTCACCTGAAGGagacattttttatttattgctttaatcgatTGATAAATTATAGATCataattgaaaaagtttcaaaGACGAACTTCGAATGTACTCGAAgatatagttctttgaatttacaCGCGTTATGTCATTCCTGCATGTCCGTTCACacaagaaaaataaaacaactgaaCCAATCGACAcgattttcttaaaattttgttAGATACAAAGAAGTGGGTGAACCTTCGAAATGCGTAAAAAGtttcaacgatttgtttttagtatttgttaagacgtatagtcgtcttgagctagtttcaaaATGAtcggtatctaacggggaaaacatattggaaaattgacatatgaacacaatgatgtaatgataaCCGCGGAAATGTTgccacagagacgggactcgaacccgtagctaactcccaaCTGGGGAAATTATTTTACCAatcaaactaccctgcatatgaaaacacacgaAGAGAACATGTACCCCGTAGATAGTGAAatagatgaaaacaaaaatctcgAATCAGTATCGTGTGGCAAAgtagatgggtagaaatagaccCGTGATTGTTGTatatgtttctgttgaatttgtttccgtggatacgggactgtaagtgaatactgtggtggctaagtacagcgaagcatgtttAGTTTCCTCTAGTCAactggactttctcttcatttgttttcatatgcagggtagtttaattggtaaaacaatttccccggttaggagttagatattttccaatctattttcaaggttagatactgatcatatgtaaaaaaaattgttttaaatattttattttaacaaaaacaaatatttctcCTTGTTTATATGTTTGTatgtatataaagggtgattttttgttggtatctttttggcaaaacTTTCTGACAGATCACACtttaatcgacgacacgacctgccactcgctattaaaaactgtatcgcaaatttaactacccctcagtaactggtaatgtcaaaacgaaattgcttAAGAAATTttggaaactggcaacacaaattgatagattattgattttgaataatagttactataaccttggttactgtatTAACcaaatgaatgtaaacaaaacaaaacccgAATCACCTTTCATACGCGAAATAAAGGATCCTAGATCACCGCCTAAACCGAGCGAAGAGAATAAATTACTCAAAATGATGCGTAAGTTAGCGACTGAAAAAGCAAAAGCTAATCTTCTCAAAgataattgaattaaaaaataattgtaATAGTTTTTATTCATAAACAATGAATTTAATGTCTTACAAAACAGTTTGCAACTACCTTCTTCGAGGCTTCACTACCGCCTGCAACAAGGAGATGTCGACTGGTTATAATGTATTGGAAAGATAACTCGTGATAGTAAAACCTTTATTGGGAGCCATTACATCTATACTTGAAGTACTAATTAAGTGTTTAAACTGTTTCAAAAgacaaattgattcacatttaaaACCTGTTACGCACGCTTCCTTGTATCTACGTTcttaaattgtttgtttatttattcttggACTCCTTGGCAACTTGTTCTTAGTAACTTAAACAGTgctgctcgagaagattatttcgttcattctcaaggggtcgctatgtttatggtaactggcggtgaatcgttaacggacaattttcatgcagatttttcttcgaagtgcctggtcgtgtcgtcgctttAATCGTGCCttatgtcattgtcaaacttgttcagattGATATATAATAAAATCATTAATCGTCGTTTGCTATATGATTTTATCATGaatgccgcatctggagtgaagaccagtcagaagcattgcaagagtcaCTGATGCATCACAAAGAAGTCACTGTTTGATGTGTATTATGGAGCGGTGGCAGTGTCGTATCGAgcaaatttggcgcccggggcaaaataagatttgccgcccccatgcaaaaaaaattactccaTCTCCGAAAATATGCcttggacgagcaaaaaaaaaaaaggtcctaaggattggtttgccgccCCTAAAAACGCCACGGCCGGTGACATTATTCGTGAagtaccggccgatatgttaaaGAGAGTGTGTCAAAATTTGactgcgcatgggccatctgaTCCGGAGTCGCGGtcaacatttgaatgaaatcaTCTTCG
This genomic window from Malaya genurostris strain Urasoe2022 chromosome 1, Malgen_1.1, whole genome shotgun sequence contains:
- the LOC131425558 gene encoding adenylate kinase isoenzyme 6 homolog, with protein sequence MKQPNILITGTPGVGKSHLCKRLVEQLGFKWQNVSDIVSEHGFVEEYDEEFECPVLDEDRLLDYLEPIMQDGGNVVEYHSSEFFPQRWFDVVYVVRCGTSLLYERLQARGYNERKVKSNMECEIFQIPLDEAKDSYRKEIIYELQSDKDSDLEDNLKQVCEWLESWRSAHEKMP